From a single Artemia franciscana chromosome 9, ASM3288406v1, whole genome shotgun sequence genomic region:
- the LOC136031573 gene encoding uncharacterized protein LOC136031573: MSFTSTLTAILDNLKLENTQVIMIQCKNGNITAQKILLTATSDVFSKMFDHDMLEKRTNIVVADDVDVNAMKAIIGCYEEGRIPDMSVITLETFSYLVDKYNFLGIKETMAERLLDKFAKENDLKVLELIFTTYDCNPQKKIAMNEIAIFIVKGRKGPDFIVDFDINDFLQFSKIVCASLIKRKFERWDSFLNCFYGWVSKNSEDRSGTAVEILGMIDIRKFSTSEVLKMLESLSLSKRFQGFKLMFEKTLDYVIKIAKTGIIVTCQYGQPTCSVCGFGSTPPYHSAIGCNGIHRCPYWQNRIQTHSGHCGKSFCNDAYIYTSLNYD, encoded by the coding sequence ATGAGCTTTACGTCAACTCTTACTGCAATTTTGGATAATTTGAAGTTGGAAAATACCCAGGTTATTATGATCCAATGCAAAAATGGAAACATTACGGCCCAGAAGATCCTTTTAACAGCAACGAGTGATGTATTTAGTAAAATGTTTGATCACGACATGCTCGAAAAGCGAACAAACATCGTCGTGGCCGATGACGTCGATGTCAATGCTATGAAAGCTATTATTGGTTGCTATGAAGAAGGCAGAATCCCTGATATGAGTGTAATTACCCTGGAGACCTTTAGTTATCTTGTtgataaatacaattttcttggAATCAAGGAAACGATGGCGGAACGCTTGCTTGATAAATTTGCTAAAGAAAACGACTTGAAAGTACTTGAGCTCATTTTTACAACCTATGATTGCAATCCCCAAAAGAAAATAGCTATGAATGAGATTGCTATATTTATTGTGAAAGGGAGGAAAGGTCCTGATTTTATTGTAGATTTTGATATCAACgattttcttcagttttctaaaattgtgtGTGCGTCTTTGATAAAAAGGAAGTTCGAAAGGTGGGATTcatttttgaactgtttttacgGGTGGGTCTCTAAAAATTCTGAGGACAGGTCTGGCACTGCAGTAGAAATTCTGGGGATGATTGACATACGTAAATTTTCTACTTCAGAGGTTTTAAAGATGCTTGAGTCACTGTCTTTAAGCAAGAGGTTTCAAGGTTTTAAACTAATGTTTGAAAAAACCTTAGACTATGTCATTAAAATCGCCAAGACTGGGATTATAGTCACTTGCCAATACGGACAACCAACGTGTTCAGTTTGTGGTTTCGGCTCTACTCCTCCTTACCACAGTGCGATTGGTTGTAACGGTATTCATCGTTGTCCATACTGGCAAAATAGGATTCAAACCCACAGTGGCCACTGTGGTAAAAGTTTTTGCAATGATGCTTATATCTATACTTCTTTAAATTACGATTGA